The genome window TGGCAATAGAGCCTGGCGCGAGCGTGACCGTGGAAGTCAGCGTGCCGGTGGATGACCTGGGCGGTCTGGACCTGGTGCCTTGCGCCGCCGTTCTGTCCGAAGGTGGGCGCATCGCCGACCGGTTCGAAACCGCATTCTGCGTCCGGAACGAGGCAATCCTGGCAAGCGGGCCGAAGGTCGCCTGGAAGGGGAACTACCTCACCGTGGACGGCCGGGCGAACTTCCTGGTGGGCACCAACCAGACGGGCATGATGTACTTCTCGGCCAACGAGACCCCGGCTATCTGGGACCGGGATTTTCGGTCCATGGCTGAGCGGAACTTTCATATCATGCGCATCCTGCATTTCTCGCCCTACTCCAAGGGCGGATACGAGGGACGGCCCACGAATAACCCGTTGGATCTGACGGAGCGACCTCTGCGACTGGTGCGGCAGATGGACGCAATCGTGCAGCTCGCCCAGAAACACCGGGTTGCTATCTTCCTTTCGCTGCACGACTGGATGGGCGTTACCCTCACCGACCAGGAACTGGCCGCCCAGCGAGACTGGAACCGATTCTGGACCGAGCGCTACAAGAGCGTCCCGGGGATCTTCTACGATGTGCAGAATGAGCCGTCGGTGGATGTGCCCGACCGGCCGGACGTGGTGGCTCTGTGGAACGCCTTCCTGCAGGAGCGTTACGGGTCCAGCGAGGCGCTTCGGGCGGCCTGGACCATCAGCCCGCCGGAGGCCGACCTGCCCAATGTCCCCATTGGGAAGGCCAGTGGCGAGTGGGACGATGTCCGGGCAGCCGACCGCAAACGGTTTGAGGCCGAGCTGCTGAATCGCTGGGTGAAGGTGAATGTGGAGGGGATACGCGAGGGCGACCCGGACGCCATCGTCTGCGTGGGCTACCTGCCCAGCATGCCCCCCGCAGACAAGATCCTGGGCGTGCGGCACACGGACTTTTCGAACATGCACTACTACGGTGCCACCGACCGCATGCCGCTTGAGCTCAAGCCCATCGACCGGCGCTTCGTGGGCAAGGGTTTCAGTCTGGGTGAGTTCGGGGCGCAGGAGGCCCACGATGCTCGGGTCAATGGCAATTACGGGGTGCCCGTGGATGCCTCGGTGCAGCGGTTCCAATCGTACATCCACTACGCCGCGGGAATGGGCGCGGCCTTCATGGCCAACTGGGATTGGAAGGACTTCGACGAGTGTGTCTTCCCCTGGGGGCTCATGCACCACGGCACGAATCTCGCCAAGCCGTGGCTCAACACGCTGCAGCAAGCCAGCCTGCTTCTGGCGACGAGCGAACTGGAGTATGAGTCCCCGAGCGTGTTCATCCTCGCACCCGACAGCCACCGCATCGGCCCGCGTTTCAATGATCTGCATGGCGCGCTTCAGAACTGCGTGGCCGGGCTGCTGGACCAGCGGGTGGACTTCGGCGTCATCAATGAGGAAGACATCGAGGGGCTGCCCGAGACCGCGCGGGTGATCTTCTGGCCCTTGCCGTACTGCCCGGATGACGCGACTTTCGAGATAGTGCGGCAGTGGGTGGAAGCAGGCGGGACGCTATGCTTCACCGGCGGAATCGGTTTCGACCGCACTCGCAAGCCCAACCGCTCCGAGCGTTACACCGCTCTTGGTCTTCCACAGGAGGAGCCCGTCAAGCCCTTCGAGACCCCGGATCAGGCGTGGAAGCGCGACTTGATTGAGGGCGCGGCAGGTCGAGGCAAGGTGCTCTTCGCGCCATACCCGGCAGAATTGCGGGGCTCCGAAGGACTGTTCGGCCTGTATGCCCGAGCGCTGGAAATGGCGGGGATCGAGCCAATCGCCATCGAACCCGCCGATGCCCCGGTCCGGGCGCAATCAGTGCCAACTGCCGGCGGCGGCCGGGTGTTCATGGTTGCTCGGACCGGCGGAGCGGAGGACCGCCTGCGCATCACCCTGACCGCGGCGAGCGTGACCATTGAGCTGGCGCAGGGCGGCAGCGCCTTCGTGATCATCGGCGCGCAGGGAGAGCTCATCGCCGCCGAGAGCCAGGGCGCGTTGAGCATCGGGGATGAGCTGTTGGCCGAAGCGAGCGGGTATTTCGGAATCTGCGCCCTGGACGGCAAGGACTTGCGGGATTCCCGGCAAGTCCTGGTTCTCCCGCACCGGTGCGACCAGATCAGACTGGGGACAGTGGCAGGCGAAGCCGCGATGCAGGTTATGCGCGTGACGCCGGGACTGGCGGATTCGGATCCGGTCGCACTCAGCAGGACACTCAGCTTCGCGCCTGGCGCCGGCGGGCAGATCGCCCTGATCGCTCCCGCCGAAGAGATGGCTAAAGCCCGGCAGCAACTAGCGGACATGACGAACCTTCGCGTCGGTGCAGGAGCCGACTGACGGGATCGAAACCGGGAGGAACCCCCATGATCGGGTGCTCCGAATTCTGCGGGTACTATGACTGGACCTTCGAATGGCTGCGACGTAACTACGGCGAACAGGCAGTACGCAGGTACTGGGAGGAAGCGATCTACCGCGATTCCCAGACCCACGCGCAGGAACTCATCATCCCGAAGGGCATCGCGGGCATGGTGGAGTACTGGGGGCATACACTCGCCGAGGAAGAGGCCGGCTACACCTGCTGTTATGATGAAGACGCGGGGTATTACCGCATCGACATGTACGCGTGCCCGTCCAAGGGATACAACCTCAAGCACGGGTATGCCTACTACCACGACTACTGCGACCACTGCATGGGCTGGATCAAGCCCATCATGGATCGCGCGGGGTTCGTGATTCACCACGACCACAACCACGCGGGACTGTGCTGGTGGGAGATTCGCCGGGCCCAGGATGACCCGGGGCCGTCCGGCCCTGGCGAGCTGACCGAAGCCGACGTCCGCTTGCGCGAGGACTACGACACAGGCCACCACCACACCTGGCGCGCCAGTGTGTTGGAGGGCGCCGACTGACTCCCGGAACAGCTCATCGGCCGCACATCAACACCACCGGAGGCCCGCGAATGAGCAAGCTCAAGGCCGTGATCGTCGGAGCCGGACGCATGGCTGGAACCATCGACGATGAGGTGCGGGGCGAACTGGACTGGACGCTCCCGTATTCCCATGCCGCGGGATATGCCGAGTTCCCGGACATCGAACTCGTGGCCATTGCCGATATCGACCCCGCAAAGACCGCAAGCCTGCAACACCGTTACGGCATCCCCCGCGCATACACCGATTACCGCGAGATGATCGTCACCGAGAAGCCGGACATCGTGAGCGTCACCACGCCCGGCACCACGCACGCCGAGATCGCGGTGTTCGCGGCCGAAAACGGTGCACGGGGCATCTACTGCGAGAAAGCCTTCGCGTGCTCCCTGGAGGAAGCCGATCGGGTGGTGGAAGCGGTGGAGCGCAATGGCGTGAAGTACAACATGGGCACACTGCGCCGCTGGAACTCCGGGGCGAACCGGGCGAAGCAGCTCATCGACGACGGAGAAATCGGCGCCGTCAACAGCGTCATCAGCTACAGTTGCGGCTCACTGCTGCACAGCGCCAGCCATTTTATCGACATGATTCTCTACTTCGCCGACGACGCCCCGGTGGAGTGGGTGCAGGGGAATATATCGGGGAACTTGGAACCCACCGCGACGCGCAGCGACAACGACTTGGGTGGAACCGCGATCATACAGTTCGCCAGTGGCGTGACCGGATACCTCATGAACTCGCCGCTCTGGGCGCAGTACGAGGTGGTCTGCGACGCGGGAGCTATCCGCACCGTGAACGACTGCGAGCAGTGGGATCTGTGGAAGATGGCCCAGGGCACCAGGTACCGACACTATGAGGCGCACCCGTTCCCGGAGTACGAGCGGGAAAGCTCCACGGTGCGTCTCATCCGCGACCTCGTGCAGGCCATGGAGACCGGCGGCGAGACCCAGCAGGGGGTGCGCAAGGCGGCGATGACGGCGGAAATCGCTTTCGCAGTGGTGGAGTCCCACAAACGCGGCGGCGCCAGGGTGACGCTGCCGGTGGAAGACCGCACCTTCTGGATGTTCACCCACTGACAGGGGAGCAGTGTGGTTTCACGCCTCACTTTTCGGCGGGTTGAGACGTCGGAACAGGCCGTCCACTCGCGCCTGCTCGTCGGCGGTCATGCGACTGATCGCGCCCTCGCCCATAAAGATCGCGAAGGCGACCAGTAGCTCGGCCCCGGTGCTCATGGTCCACGCGAGGGCCTCCGGCGGCGCATCTCCCCACAGCGCCATTCCCAGCGCCGTGGCGCCCCAGTACTTGACCACCACGAAGGTGACAAAACCCCCGAGCCACGATAGCAGTGCTCCGCGCCAGGTCGTCCAGGGAACCAGCATCCCGAACAGGAGAGGGATCGACACTGGCCCGAGAACCGCCGCGTACCAGTTCACCATTGCATCGAAGGCGCCGCCCAGGCTTTCCGTGGCGAGCCCGCAGGCGATGGTGATCGCCCCGAACACGCCGGTGGCGATCAGGCCAATCTTCAGCAGCTTTTCGTCACTCGCCGTGCGGTTGATGACTCGCCCGTAGATATCCTTGGTGAAAACAGCCGCGAGGGCGTTGATGTCGGAGTCCACCATAGACATGGTCGCCGCGAACATTGCAGCGACCATGAGCCCCAGAAGGCCGGGCATGATGCTTGGCAGCTGTTGCTGGGCCACCGCGATGTAGGCCTGCTCCGGGTCGACGAGGTCACCAACCAGCATCGGGGCCGCCCAGACCGGTATGTACAAGGCGATCGGGTAGAGCAGGTATAAGAAGGCGGACAGAAGCGCCGCCTTTTTCGCCTCGTCGGGCTTGCCCATGGAGTAGAACCGCTGGGCAAGCCCCCACGCCCCGCCGTTATAGCTGAGCATGATCACGAAGAAGTAGACCACCAGACGATACGCGGGCCACTGTTTGCTGAAGAGCGTAAAGGGCAGGGACTTCGGGCTGTTCCAAAGGCCGTGCCAGCCGCCGACTGCCGCAAGGACGACAGGGACCAGCGCGAGAGTGATCCCGAACTGCACCACGAACTGGGCGAAGTCGGTCATCAGCTCAGCCCACAGGCCGCCGATGAGAACGTAACTGACGGTGAGCACTCCACAGCCGATGATCGTCCCGGAGATTGACAGTCCGGTGCAGGCGTTGATGACTTTGGCCAGGGAGTAGAGTTTCGTCCCCTCGTCCACAAACTTCAGTGCGATGCCGCTCCAGGCGATGCACTGTCGGACCGTGTTGTTGAAGCGCTCCTCGAGATACTGGACCGGTGTCATGACCGCGAGCCTGACCCAGCGCGGCGCCCAGACATACGCGCCGGTGACCATCGCCAGGAAACAGGGCAGCGCGAAGATGGTCCAGACGTTGAAGCCCAGCTTGTACCCGACGCTGGCGTAACCCACGAAGGCGAAGGCGCTGTATCCGGAGACGTGGTGGCTGAGTGCCGCGAGCCACCAAGGAATCCGGTGGCCGCCCGCGAAGTAGTCATCCAGGCCGTGGATCATTCGACGGGCGAAGAACCCGATGAGCGCCACGCCCATGAAGTAGACACCGATCACACCGTAGTCGATGTTCGTCAGCATGCTGGGCCCTCCCGTGGCTTGACGACCCGGCGGAGCTGGTGCGGTCTGGTGGGAATGTTGGCCGGCTGCTGCGCTTTGACCTTCATATGCGTGAGAGGACCGATGCAGACCCGACTCATCCATGTGACGCCCGAGAACTCCGCCCACGCTGCCGCGGAAGCGCTGGAAGTCCTGGTGGATTGCGGACTGGTGGCGATCCCCACCGACACCGTGTATGGACTGGCGGTGCGCGCCGACGACGACCGGGCCGTGCTGCGTTTGTTCGAGGTCAAGGGCCGCCCGGAGACCAATCCTCTGCCGATTCTCATCCCCGACGCGCAGTCCATCGGCCGCGTCTGCTCTCTGGTGCCCGAGGCTGCGCTGGTCTTAGCCGAGCATTTCTGGCCAGGTCCGCTCACCCTCGTGGTGCCGAAGGCGCCGGAGATCAACGACCGTGTCACCGCCGGGAAGAAGACCGTTGGCATTCGTGTGCCGGATCATTTCGCCGCGCGGGCAGTGCTGGCAGCCTGCCCTTTCCCAGTGGCCGTGAGCAGCGCGAACGCTTCCGGACAGGCCCCGGCAACCGATGAGAAGCAGGTCATCGCGGCTTTCAGTGGGATGGTCGAGTTGATCATCGCTGGGGGACAATGTCCTGGAGGCGTGCCCTCGACGGTGGTGGACGTCACCGGGCCCCGGTGGGCTGTACTCAGGCAGGGCGCCCTGAGTGAGGAGGAGATTGCCGGCGTGCTTGGCCCTGCCCCGGACTGACCGCCGGGGAAAGAT of Armatimonadota bacterium contains these proteins:
- a CDS encoding Gfo/Idh/MocA family oxidoreductase yields the protein MSKLKAVIVGAGRMAGTIDDEVRGELDWTLPYSHAAGYAEFPDIELVAIADIDPAKTASLQHRYGIPRAYTDYREMIVTEKPDIVSVTTPGTTHAEIAVFAAENGARGIYCEKAFACSLEEADRVVEAVERNGVKYNMGTLRRWNSGANRAKQLIDDGEIGAVNSVISYSCGSLLHSASHFIDMILYFADDAPVEWVQGNISGNLEPTATRSDNDLGGTAIIQFASGVTGYLMNSPLWAQYEVVCDAGAIRTVNDCEQWDLWKMAQGTRYRHYEAHPFPEYERESSTVRLIRDLVQAMETGGETQQGVRKAAMTAEIAFAVVESHKRGGARVTLPVEDRTFWMFTH
- a CDS encoding Na+:solute symporter, with the protein product MLTNIDYGVIGVYFMGVALIGFFARRMIHGLDDYFAGGHRIPWWLAALSHHVSGYSAFAFVGYASVGYKLGFNVWTIFALPCFLAMVTGAYVWAPRWVRLAVMTPVQYLEERFNNTVRQCIAWSGIALKFVDEGTKLYSLAKVINACTGLSISGTIIGCGVLTVSYVLIGGLWAELMTDFAQFVVQFGITLALVPVVLAAVGGWHGLWNSPKSLPFTLFSKQWPAYRLVVYFFVIMLSYNGGAWGLAQRFYSMGKPDEAKKAALLSAFLYLLYPIALYIPVWAAPMLVGDLVDPEQAYIAVAQQQLPSIMPGLLGLMVAAMFAATMSMVDSDINALAAVFTKDIYGRVINRTASDEKLLKIGLIATGVFGAITIACGLATESLGGAFDAMVNWYAAVLGPVSIPLLFGMLVPWTTWRGALLSWLGGFVTFVVVKYWGATALGMALWGDAPPEALAWTMSTGAELLVAFAIFMGEGAISRMTADEQARVDGLFRRLNPPKSEA
- a CDS encoding threonylcarbamoyl-AMP synthase yields the protein MQTRLIHVTPENSAHAAAEALEVLVDCGLVAIPTDTVYGLAVRADDDRAVLRLFEVKGRPETNPLPILIPDAQSIGRVCSLVPEAALVLAEHFWPGPLTLVVPKAPEINDRVTAGKKTVGIRVPDHFAARAVLAACPFPVAVSSANASGQAPATDEKQVIAAFSGMVELIIAGGQCPGGVPSTVVDVTGPRWAVLRQGALSEEEIAGVLGPAPD